tacaaaatataaaaactaAATTAAAAACGTTCATAAAATGAGGTCATTAAGTACGTGGTCCTGATACACGTTGTTGTGGTGAAGATCCTTGAGAGGCCCATGGGCCGCCTTACACTCTAAAATGTACAGAGCTTAGCCGTATAAAAATAAGTTTGTACATCATATCCGTAAACACTATCACCACACTGTCACCAACACCATCGTCCTCACTAATGCAGGTATTTAATCCCcgtcttcctcgtcgtcgtcgtcgtcgtcaggAGCCACgccgttttcttcttcatcgtcctcgTCGTTGTGTTTTACCAGTGCGGGGTGTCCATTGGTGGTCTTCAGCTTCTTCGCGGGGGCGCCTCCAGCTCGGTACACAGTCATATCACGGTCATACCTGGCGCGGTCCGCCTCGGCCAACTTTTCGTACTTCAGCTTCTCAGTCTCGCCCAACTCGTTCCATTGCCTGCCCAGCTCCTTGGCCACCTCGCCCACGGAGAAGTCGGGGTTGGCAGCGCGCACGCTGGCCCTCTCGTCGTTGGCGTAGAAGAAGAAGGCGGAGAGGGCGCGCTTGGGTTTGTTGGGGTCCTTAGGCGGCTTGGAACCTCGCCCCCGCCTTCCGCGACGTCCCCCGGGTGGTGTGAAACCCTGCATCTGGGTGTTGTAGCGTATTTTGTCCTGGTCCGCCAAGTCGtggaactttttcttctcctcttcagacATGGTCTTCCAGCGCTCAGAACACTGGCGTGAGAACTCTGCAAGCTTCACGTTCTCGTCAGGGTGAAGCTTCTTGTGTTCCGTGCGGCACGTCTGTACAAAGAAGGCGTAGGCAGACATCCTCCCTCGTGGCATGTCGACCGCCATCCCGGTGCCCTTGGGGCGTCCACGCGGCATGCTGGCACTGAAGGAGGCACTCGAACTGAGGTGGTTGGCGCACGACTCTCTCTCACACGCTCCGGCTTGTGAGTGACGCTCTCCGACCGTTAGCAGCCCCCGCTCGGCGCCCCGCCCCGCTACTTACCGCCCTTCCCGCCAGCCATAATTCCGCTCCACCAAAAGTCCTTTTCTCATTGGTTGGAAGGAGAACGGAAGCAACGCCTTAACTTCTCTGGCCGTGGCTTTGTACTGTGTTCGCGGGCAAATGCTGTATTTTCATTGGCGGAAGCCACACATCGCTGACTAAGGGGCGTGTGTGTAAGGTCTGCACGTGGTTTTCGGCCTTATGACAGAGTTCATTATGGCTTTATGACGCAAGAAATGTAGGAAATGCCCTACGTACTTTAAATATATGAGAGCAAAGGGCGCAAGGGTCTGTATGGGGAAGAATTATCGTCCTTGCGTCTCCTCGTTTCAGGCACCATAGTGGTTTGAACACCGGTACTTCTTGCATACCTGTAGGGGAGCCATTTGGCCAGCCAGTCAGTGTCTTTGTAGAATATCACTCGTAGCCACCAgccattaccgccaccaccaccacctacaccaaaGCCCTTCTCTGCATCTCTACAGACCATCTCCTCTCTATACTCGTTCTGGAGCCACTCTACATTGCAGGAGCCTGAACAgtgcaacaataaaaaaataacaataattggTCCGTAAAGGCTACATTCGCTTCTAGCCAGAGATAGATTTACCTCACAAATCAGCAACTTACACCGAGTCCGTGCCCGGTAACATTCTCCTCCGTCACCTTTcctttatttacatatatatatgtatacgtaTCTTATGTCTAACCCAATCTAAACATCCGCTACTTGAAGGAAACTGATTGAAGACATCGGACGCGTGTTGTGGCTGCTGGTAGTCATAAAATGCCTGCCAGATCGCACCACATCAATCGAACGTCGTATTTTTCCCCGCCAAATCCCTTCCGGCGTTGCCACCTTTCGGAATTCTCGCAAATCACCCTCGATGAAATATGCATGCTTTATAGTGCAAGTCGCTGTGATGGCTGGTGAGGGGAGGTAAATGCTTCCACGCTAGCGGAAACATTTTAGAGGAAGCGGAGGTAGGACAGAATAAAAACCGCCCTTTTTCGCGACTCCTCTTTATGTTGGCGGCACGAAGCGCCTCGCTACTGCCTACGGCGAAAGTAATGTATATTTTCGTCTACTTTTAACTGCGCGGTTATTTTCGGGGTGCGGCGGGCTTCTTTTTCAGAGGGAACCACAACCGGGCGGAATATTTTTCGCTGACTTACTCGACGAAAATGTCACGCACTTCAAAGTCACATTAACATCAAAAGCTAGTGTATAATGCAGAGGtatttgttgtgtgtgagtggtgggCGAGGGCGGTGGGCCTCTTGCTCATCACCGCTCACTGGAAACAAGACATATTGATTCAAGTCCTCTcagcctctctcgctctctctctcccaagatcCCCAGAGAATTTCAGGGCCAACAAAATGGAACCTTAATCCAGAGACACTTAGAGAGCATTTTCTCAACAGCCGGGGCCCCAAACTCCTCTTTCCACcattgccccctcctcctcacacccttcccaACCGACCTCACTTGTTTTTATATTCCTGGATGtgttcttgtttgtgtttgtgttcttgcCTCGCTTTCCATACGGTCGTTTACTCTCCATTTACTGCGCTGTTGTTGCCGGTGTTCCTGTCTTCCTGCTGCCACTGAAATATGGACGGGGCAGTACATGTTCCCATTATAACGTTTGGCACCTTTACCTGCATACCTGTTGTAGCATTCGTAGTATTcgcagtagtagtatatagtagtagtagtagtagtagtagtagtagtagtagtagttattgttcttgttgatgttattgttgttggtgttgtgaaATGCGTTGTGAAATATTGATTGCTTAATTATTGTTGTAGCTGTTATCTGGTATTTctgtcattactgttattattatgattactattattattattattattattattattattattattattattattattatcatcatcatcatcatcagtcatcacCTCCAATATACTAATTTCATCATTACTGCCTATATTATCGATACCTACTTCCTTATTCATCTGCCATGGTTGTCACTCTTCTTGCGTTTGGACATGACAGTCTCGAATATCCACCACTGAGTGCCAAGGACCGAGCCCAGGCCTCAGAAGAGCTAgcttcgatccccggcactcagtggtgcaCCTACATTCGAGACTCTttagtgcgttttttttttcttctgacgAGCATGACAGATTCCCATTCAGACACAGTGCCTGCTGAAACAAGGCGTTGAATTCGGAGGCAAATAATGCGACTGACTCAACATCGATGACTGATTGACTTTCCGTTGAGTCACAGCGCCAGCATAgtctttgccctctctctctctctctctctctctctctcttcggtccCTGCCTATCTTCCTACTTTGCTTACTTTCCTTTAATAAAGCCCAATAGTTATGCAGCCAAACCGTAAcgactcttcctcttcgtcttgccTTACTGCGATTaaagtggcgtgtgtgtgtgtgtgtgtgttccaaagaGTCCTCCGTACTGTGCGACGCTTCCCTCGGCCCCTACCGTCCTCATTAGCTACTAGATTTCCCACGGCGTCTGTTGTTCTGTCTCCGGGCCGGGGAcacgcgggcggcggcggcgggcggctgctggcgagagggagggagggcgacaCAGGTCCTATCCTATGTGTCCCCCTCGCaggcccccttctctctctctctctctctctctctctctctctctctctctctctctctctctcgcaatgaataagtaaataaactcATAGCTACCACCTACTAATGCTGTTACCTTTCCATTTTTCTATCTCTCAGtcctgacattctctctctctctctctctctctctctctctctctctctctctctctctctctctctctctctctctcaatgaataagtaagtaaataaatatatgaatagatGGATATGCTCTTAGCTATCACCTACTAATATTACGTATATATTTTGTAACccgtccccccccctctctctctcaatgaataagtaagtaaataaatatatgaatagatGGATAAGCTCTTAGCTATCACCTACTAATATTAGGTATATATTTTGTAatccttcctacccccccccccccctctctctctctctctctctctgtctcaacaTCCGGGCTGCCGTCCACGTAGCGAGACGGGTCAAGGTGCTGCCAGGGTAGTAATGGAGCTAATGCATCGTTCAGTAGCTTCTTacaatttaaagaaagaaaaataactcgCACGACTCCTCTGCTTTGATCGCGACCACCATTCCTGTGTTCTCATCCCTCTCAGGAGATGTTGAATGCAGTGTTATCTGAgcgatgatgttgatgttgatgatgatgatagtaataataatttgtagtagtagtagtatgaatagTAATAGcagacgtaggaggaggagaaggaacaggatgtGGAGAAGACATTGAAGAAGACGAGGCGTAAGAAGgaaaaccattattattattatttttattattattattattattattattatcattattattattattgttgttcccAATTAAGATAGTGGCCTGTCGGTATTATTATCTCGTTCTCATcacagttggcaacactgctatACCACGCTTGGCTTCAATACTGGGTtgttttgcatctctctctctctctctctctctctctctctctctctctctcaatacttaTGATTCATTCCAACCGTCAGTGATATTTctatgaatagtagtagtagtagtagtagtagtagtagtagtagtagtagtagtagtagtagtagtagttgttgttgttggtggtggtggtggtgatgttgctatCGCGTATAATAATTGTTACATCACTATTGCTTCGTGTCTGGCTGTGTGTAGTCTCATTGGTATTTCCGGATTTCCttgtctagtctctctctctctctctgtctctctctctctctctaagtttccTTGTCTAGtctgtctacctctctctctctctctctctctctctctctctctctctctctctctctctctctctctctctttacgcctACCAGCCTATCAAAAAGCTGTGCACCAACCAGTAACAACACTATCATATTTACTTGCATCCGCGTGAAAGCGAACCTGAATATTGGACTTCCTGCCGGGAGGACACCAAACGTCTATTGCTGCcaattattgctattatttccCTCGATGGACGTCAGCTGGGGGAATGACGTCATGAAACCGAGGGATATTACCACCTGACTTCACATCGCGTCACACACTGGCACGCCCGCCGCtcgcctacgtgtgtgtgtgtgtgtgtgtgtgtgtgtgtgattcaccttgTATCTTCCCGGAATGGGCCACAGTCTCAGGTGTCCCGTGTCTGAAGGCCTTGTGTTTTCCTACCTGGGCTACTCGCTTTGGGTATATAGTGTCATAGCCAGTggggcgggacacaacccctgactgaTACCCGGAACCTATGCACTGGTGGGTGGGCAGGGGGGCAGGTGTTAGGAGGCCGCCCATTCGTcgccactccgcccaggaatcgaacttTATAAGGCTTGTATTCTTCAACGTATCGACACCTCAATTCGACTGttgaaaaagcctctcgtagaagttgctgggattttcatggactgtttttgtGATACTagcgatagttttacccgactcctACATCATGAACAAGACAATCACCCAAGACAAACCCGGTTAATCGTCTCCTTAGCCATGGAAATCAGTCGTCatgggaacccgatacgtttaaggttgtgagctgagtgtgtgtgtgtgtgtgtgtgtgatagcacCCGTGAGGATGATGGGTGGCGCTGCTGAGTTGCAACTACTCCTAAAAACGCCGCGGCAGTACATTTACGAGTGTTTTCAATAGGTTTTGGTGACAGGCGCGTGATGGTGGTGGCGCGGAGTGACGCAGAGGCTGAATGAGTGATCGCGTGGACGGGGACAAAAAAGGTGTTCGTTGGATGTCAACATTTTTATTTTGGCGGCGAGtggtgggtgggagagaggaggagggaggactgtATTGTTTACCGCGGCAACAGTGAGGCTTCGTGGGTCTGTGATGTATacatatgatattttttttatgatgaaAGAGGTATACTAAGATACATATAGTAAGAGAACAGAAGCTTGTAAATACTGCTCCTGTATTAAAAACAAataattataggcaggaggaaatacaatagaaaaccggctttattatttttttttggggggggaggccgagacagagagaaagctaGTGTTAATCCGTGTATAATCTGTAATAATATATGATAATGACTTTagtctttatatatatacatctccAACGCCTTATCCTTACACGGGAATTCCCAATCGAGTGGCttcgataaaaaaaaagtcttcgtCTGTTTCCCCTGCATCGGCAATCTCACTCGGCGCATTCAATCCCTCGCCTGCCAGCTCATCGATACTCATCCATTCTATTGATCCGCTTCGCTTATGATCTCTTGATAACCTCTCCCTTGATCATGTCCTCATTCACTCTCCACACAGTCATCCTCAGTCATCTTTATCACATGTCCAAGCAATCTTTGAGTATACCCGCTTTCCAATGCTCATCCAATCTATTGACCCATTTCGCTTTTATGATCTCCCCTTAATAACCTCTCCTTAGATCATGTCCTCATACATTCTTATCTGTCAGTCATTCTTATCTCATGTCCAAATCATCTCCGAGTATCCCACGTTCCACCCACTCGGCCACACAAAACAGGTTACACGGTTATTTTCTTGTTAGTCTTTTTAATGCCtatgagctgctttctttactgtaaaacacacacacacacacacacacacacacacacacacacacacacacacacacacacacacacacatccacaagaGCTAATGGCTTCATCATCAACTCAAACACACATAAACTCAAAAGGCTGAATAAAAAATAAGCATAACAATCGCCAATAAATGTTTTCTACCCAGGCACCGACACTGATGGCTTCGGGAGTGGGAGGGAcaaagcatgagagagagagagagag
This genomic window from Eriocheir sinensis breed Jianghai 21 chromosome 34, ASM2467909v1, whole genome shotgun sequence contains:
- the LOC127007064 gene encoding high mobility group protein DSP1-like, which produces MPRGRPKGTGMAVDMPRGRMSAYAFFVQTCRTEHKKLHPDENVKLAEFSRQCSERWKTMSEEEKKKFHDLADQDKIRYNTQMQGFTPPGGRRGRRGRGSKPPKDPNKPKRALSAFFFYANDERASVRAANPDFSVGEVAKELGRQWNELGETEKLKYEKLAEADRARYDRDMTVYRAGGAPAKKLKTTNGHPALVKHNDEDDEEENGVAPDDDDDDEEDGD